A single window of Bombus affinis isolate iyBomAffi1 chromosome 15, iyBomAffi1.2, whole genome shotgun sequence DNA harbors:
- the LOC126924817 gene encoding ubiquitin thioesterase OTU1, with translation MMAGYVLKVKTKSGQKVVNGLLPQDNLGKLRSKLVEITGIPAEALHVLCGFPPRPINLNDETGSLEACGIISGDTLIVEEKPPLYNGKQNSEDIGRSHIVDEKGFANTPGVLMKKVVPADNSCLFTSVGYVLNGKVDPSCAGFMREIIANAVASDPVEYSEAFLGRPNPEYCKWILKPESWGGAIELSILSKFYGLEIAVIDSINAIINRFGEDQHYAQRVFLIFDGIHYDPLYLEPLDGGSIQTIFPIEDEKILFEAAELAKEVKSSRQFTDIQKFMLICNDCKVRLNGQTEARQHAKETGHMNFGEVAV, from the exons ATGATGGCCGGATATGTATTGAAAGTTAAAACGAAATCGGGTCAAAAGGTCGTGAATGGATTGCTCCCGCAGGATAACTTAGGCAAATTACGATCAAAATTAGTTGAGATAACAGGAATACCGGCTGAAGCGCTTCACGTTCTTTGTGGTTTTCCACCGAGGCCAATTAATCTGAACGACGAAACGGGCTCTCTCGAAGCTTGTGGCATCATTTCTGGGGACACCTTGATCGTCGAAGAGAAACCACCACTTTACAATGGGAAACAGAACTCTGAAGATATCGGTCGATCTCATATCGTCGATGAAAAGGGTTTCGCGAATACGCCTGGTGTACTAATGAAAAAGGTCGTACCAGCAGATAATTCCTGCTTATTTACCAGCGTTGGTTATGTTCTCAATG GCAAAGTTGATCCTAGCTGCGCAGGCTTTATGAGAGAGATCATAGCGAATGCTGTAGCATCGGATCCTGTGGAGTATTCGGAAGCTTTCCTGGGCAGACCAAATCCTGAATATTGTAAATGGATCTTAAAACCAGAATCATGGGGTGGAGCCATTGAATTGTCAATATTATCCAAATTTTATGGATTAGAAATAGCAGTGATAGATAGTATTAATGCTATAATTAATAGATTTGGGGAAGATCAACATTATGCTCAAAGAGTTTTCTTGATATTTGATGGAATCCATTATGACCCTTTATATTTGGAACCACTCGAT GGTGGCAGCATTCAAACAATCTTTCCCATAGAGGATGAGAAGATATTATTCGAAGCAGCTGAACTCGCGAAAGAAGTAAAATCTAGTCGTCAATTTACAGACATTCAAAAGTTTATGTTAATATGTAATGATTGTAAGGTCAGACTAAATGGTCAAACGGAGGCTCGACAACACGCCAAGGAGACAGGTCACATGAATTTCGGCGAGGTAGCCGTGTAG